From the Saccharomyces paradoxus chromosome XIV, complete sequence genome, one window contains:
- the PSD1 gene encoding phosphatidylserine decarboxylase 1 (Phosphatidylserine decarboxylase of the mitochondrial inner membrane~similar to YNL169C), producing MSIMPVKNALAQGRTLLMGRMPAVKFSTRMQLRNRTAVLWNRKFSTRLFVQQRRSSGEIVDRAKAAAANSGRKQVSMKWVVLTSFTIVLGTILLVSRNDNTEEEGATESKKGRRTRKIKIFNNNWLFFCYSTLPLNAMSRLWGQVNSLTLPIWVRPWGYRLYSFLFGVNLDEMEDPDLTHYANLSEFFYRNIKPGTRPVAQGEDVIASPSDGKILQVGIINSETGEIEQVKGMTYSIKEFLGTHSHPLMSKSASSLDLTSDEEKHREFARVNKLQLAGSEDTEQPLLNFKNEGDQSVQEFKPSVSKNMHLLSQLSLNYFSNGFSCSEPHDTELFFAVIYLAPGDYHHFHSPVDWVCRVRRHFPGDLFSVAPYFQRNFPNLFVLNERVALLGGWKYGFFSMTPVGATNVGSIKLNFDQEFVTNSKSDKHLEPHTCYQAVYENASKILGGMPLVKGEEMGGFELGSTVVLCFEAPTKFQFEVKVGDKVKMGQELGIIGNRDRK from the coding sequence ATGTCAATTATGCCAGTTAAGAACGCCTTGGCGCAAGGAAGGACACTCCTCATGGGGAGGATGCCTGCTGTGAAATTTTCTACAAGAATGCAATTAAGAAATAGAACCGCGGTGCTATGGAATAGAAAGTTCTCCACACGTCTTTTTGTTCAGCAACGACGCAGTTCTGGGGAGATTGTGGATCGTGCCAAAGCTGCTGCCGCAAATAGCGGGAGAAAACAGGTTTCTATGAAGTGGGTTGTTTTGACTAGTTTCACTATTGTTCTAGGAACCATTCTACTAGTCTCAAGGAATGATAATACGGAGGAAGAAGGTGCTACAGAGAGTAAGAAGGGGAGAAggacaagaaaaattaagatATTTAACAATAActggctttttttctgctaTTCCACTTTACCCTTGAATGCAATGTCTCGACTATGGGGTCAAGTAAATTCTCTTACATTACCCATTTGGGTTAGGCCATGGGGTTACAGgttatattcttttctattCGGAGTTAATTTGGACGAAATGGAAGATCCTGATTTGACACATTATGCAAATTTATCCGAATTTTTCTATCGTAATATAAAACCAGGCACACGTCCAGTAGCACAAGGCGAAGATGTTATAGCTTCTCCAAGTGATGGAAAGATCTTGCAAGTTGGTATCATTAACTCTGAAACTGGCGAAATCGAACAAGTCAAGGGAATGACATATTCCATCAAAGAATTTCTTGGTACTCATTCCCACCCCCTGATGTCAAAGAGTGCATCTAGTTTGGATTTGACttctgatgaagaaaaacataGAGAATTCGCCAGAGTAAATAAGTTACAATTGGCTGGTTCCGAAGATACTGAACAACCTCTTCtcaattttaaaaatgagGGTGACCAATCTGTCCAAGAGTTCAAACCAAGCGTGTCCAAAAACATGCATCTTTTGAGCCAGCTTTCTTTAAACTACTTTTCTAATGGATTTTCGTGCTCAGAGCCTCATGATACAGAACTTTTCTTTGCCGTCATTTATTTGGCACCCGGCGATTACCATCATTTCCACTCCCCAGTCGACTGGGTTTGTAGGGTTCGCCGTCATTTTCCAGGTGATCTATTCTCTGTGGCACCTTATTTCCAACGAAACTTCCCTAATCTTTTTGTCCTGAATGAAAGAGTTGCTTTATTGGGCGGTTGGAAGTATGGATTTTTCAGTATGACTCCTGTTGGCGCAACAAATGTTGGTTCAATTAAGCTAAATTTTGATCAAGAATTCGTGACAAATTCGAAGAGTGACAAACATTTAGAACCACATACCTGCTACCAGGCAGTGTATGAGAATGCAAGTAAGATATTGGGGGGTATGCCTTTGGTTAAGGGAGAAGAAATGGGAGGCTTTGAATTGGGTAGTACTGTTGTACTTTGTTTTGAGGCTCCCACtaaatttcaatttgagGTTAAGGTTGGTGATAAGGTTAAGATGGGACAGGAATTAGGCATAATTGGAAATAGGGAtcgaaaataa
- the SKO1 gene encoding Sko1p (Basic leucine zipper transcription factor of the ATF/CREB family~similar to YNL167C) → MSSEERSRQPSIVSTFDLEPNPFEQSFASSKKALSLPSTISHPSQSKETSRNNSTSTITQHSQRSTHSLNSIPEENGNSTVADNTNNNGVKKDSPTFLPGQQRPTIVSPPILTPGGSKRLPPLLLSPSILYQANSSSNPNQNSHSASTSNSNPSALGFSSTSGSLYPNSSSPSGTSLVRQPRNSNVTANSSSNGFPSNDSQMPGFLLNLSKSGLTPNESNIRTGLTPGILTQSYNYPVLPSINKNTIANSKNVNKSVTVNGSMENHPHVNIMHPTVNGTPLTPGLSSLLNLPSAGVLTNPGYKSTPSTNITDVTVNNSIGNSNFSPNTSTKAAVKMDNPVEFNGIEQSTHNHNENEHLSTQLENNDQFNNKTRKRKRRMSSTSSTSKASRKNSISRKNSTVTTAPAQKDDVENSKISNNVIVDETEEQERKRKEFLERNRVAASKFRKRKKEYIKKIENDLQFYESEYDDLTQVVGKLCGIIPSSSSNSQFNVNMSTPSSSSSSSSSPSTSLLSLLESSISRSDYSSAMSVLSNMKQLIYETNFYRRGGKNPRDDMDGREDSFNKDSNVVKNENAGYPSINSRPIILDKKYSLNSGANISKSNTATNNVGNSTQSIINSCYSVPNPLVISANPDTHDTNKHDVLSTLPHNN, encoded by the coding sequence ATGTCAAGCGAGGAACGTTCAAGGCAACCGAGTATTGTTTCAACTTTTGACTTAGAGCCCAACCCTTTTGAACAAAGCTTCGCCTCTTCCAAAAAGGCCTTGTCACTTCCAAGCACAATCTCTCATCCATCTCAATCAAAGGAAACTTCGCGAAATAATTCTACCTCGACGATAACGCAACATTCCCAACGTTCAACTCATAGTTTGAACAGTAttccagaagaaaatgggAACTCAACCGTTGCAGATaatactaataataatgggGTGAAAAAAGACTCACCTACCTTTTTGCCAGGTCAACAAAGACCCACCATAGTATCGCCACCTATACTCACGCCAGGCGGGTCCAAAAGATTACCACCCCTACTTCTCTCTCCCTCTATTTTATACCAGGCAAATTCAAGCTCGAACCCCAATCAGAATTCACATTCTGCCTCAACTTCTAATTCAAACCCTAGTGCATTAGgtttttcttctacttctGGATCTTTATATCCAAACAGCTCTTCTCCTTCGGGGACTTCGTTAGTACGTCAACCACGAAACTCAAATGTCACCGCCAATAGTTCTAGTAATGGCTTCCCTTCAAACGACTCACAAATGCCCggttttttattaaacttGTCTAAATCTGGATTGACACCTAATGAGTCTAATATCAGAACCGGATTGACACCTGGTATTCTTACTCAATCTTACAATTATCCCGTGTTGCCTTcaattaataaaaatacCATTGCAAACAGTAAGAATGTCAACAAAAGTGTCACAGTGAATGGAAGTATGGAGAACCACCCTCATGTCAATATAATGCACCCAACTGTAAATGGTACACCACTTACACCGGGATTAAGTTCTCTGCTAAACCTACCATCTGCTGGAGTTTTGACTAATCCGGGATACAAATCGACACCATCAACAAATATCACAGATGTTACCGTCAACAACAGCATCGGGAATTCCAACTTTTCTCCAAATACTTCAACGAAAGCGGCTGTGAAAATGGATAATCCAGTAGAATTCAATGGCATTGAGCAATCCACTCACAATCACAACGAGAATGAACATTTGTCAACTCAACTTGAGAACAATGACCAGTTCAATAACAAGAcacgaaaaagaaaaagaaggatgTCTAGTACAAGTTCCACTTCTAAAGCTTCAAGGAAGAACTCcatatcaagaaaaaactcAACAGTCACGACTGCACCAGCACAAAAAGATGATGTCGAAAATAGCAAAATCTCAAACAACGTAATAGTCGATGAGACTGAAGAACAAGagaggaagagaaaagagTTCCTGGAAAGGAATAGGGTGGCAGCCTCTAAATttaggaaaagaaagaaagagtacatcaagaaaattgaaaacgaTCTACAATTCTATGAATCAGAATATGATGATCTAACCCAGGTTGTTGGGAAGCTGTGCGGCATAATACCCTCAAGCTCTTCGAATTCCCAATTTAATGTGAATATGTCAACTccatcgtcatcatcatcatcatcgtcatcacCATCTACATCTTTATTATCATTGTTAGAAAGTAGTATTTCGAGAAGTGATTATTCAAGCGCAATGTCGGTATTATCAAACATGAAACAATTAATATatgaaacaaatttttaccGAAGGGGAGGCAAAAACCCAAGAGACGATATGGATGGCCGGGAAGACAGCTTCAACAAGGACAGTAATGTTgtcaaaaatgaaaacgcAGGATATCCTTCCATTAATTCAAGACCAATAATTCTAGATAAAAAGTACTCACTGAACTCTGGAGCAAATATTAGCAAAAGTAACACAGCTACTAATAATGTGGGAAATAGTACACAGAGTATAATCAACTCATGCTATTCTGTTCCTAATCCATTGGTAATAAGTGCAAATCCCGATACCCATGATACTAATAAGCATGATGTACTTTCCACTCTACCTCACAATAATTGA
- the IBD2 gene encoding Ibd2p (Component of the BUB2-dependent spindle checkpoint pathway~similar to YNL164C) — MTPTNQSNGTTNASVEVLSEDGPMPINVMMQEGVKALTKILSNQLQDRQAFQNAPHAMQFVIRNGGKALSNARLEELKDTLPKMDSLSLEDELAKIDGQSTYHIDSAEEKENFGRKIGQIASTNNADFIMDHDLQNILDDDLKDPELNLNGEEAEIIFDYESQELDTPDGIGEKISQMIESVLPGGFGNEGQGRLRTVTNVDNLDVAEEVTDIDHNTVDIAHLHADSQHSVSSGRHSRSKNSKKNGHVRRHDFYGDSRDHKSCCPHHHYENLSKLRNYYYHDFEYISKTENRVPDFSVLINESSPMCLFCEYYMVFGEPPRNMIKWYNRTFGYNRMPNPSRDEQDSRKRNR; from the coding sequence atgacaCCTACAAaccaatctaatggaacGACTAATGCATCTGTGGAGGTACTTTCTGAAGATGGACCTATGCCAATAAACGTTATGATGCAAGAAGGTGTGAAAGCGTTGACTAAAATCCTTTCCAATCAGCTTCAAGACAGGCAAGCTTTTCAAAACGCCCCCCATGCAATGCAATTTGTTATTAGAAATGGAGGAAAGGCGTTATCAAACGCGCGACTAGAGGAGCTCAAGGACACTCTTCCTAAGATGGATTCATTGAGTTTGGAAGATGAGCTTGCAAAAATAGATGGCCAAAGTACATACCATATTGATTCTGCagaggaaaaggaaaacttTGGAAGGAAAATAGGTCAAATAGCTTCTACAAATAATGCGGACTTCATAATGGATCATGACCTGCAAAATATTCTAGACGATGATCTTAAAGATCCGGAACTTAATTTGAATGGTGAAGAAGCAGAAATAATTTTCGATTATGAGAGCCAAGAACTTGATACACCAGATGGCATAGGGGAAAAGATTTCTCAAATGATAGAATCGGTGTTACCGGGAGGGTTTGGAAATGAAGGACAGGGAAGGTTGCGAACTGTAACGAATGTAGACAATTTAGATGTGGCGGAAGAAGTCACAGATATTGATCACAATACGGTGGACATAGCTCATTTACATGCAGACAGTCAACATTCTGTTTCTTCCGGAAGGCACAGCAGGTCGAAGAActcgaaaaaaaatggacaTGTAAGGCGACATGACTTTTATGGCGACTCTAGAGACCATAAAAGTTGTTGCCCGCACCATCATTACGAAAATCTATCTAAACTACGAAACTATTACTATCatgattttgaatatatatCCAAAACAGAAAACCGTGTTCCAGATTTTTCTGTCCTAATTAACGAATCAAGCCCCATGTGTTTGTTTTGTGAGTACTATATGGTATTTGGTGAACCGCCACGTAATATGATAAAGTGGTATAATCGTACGTTTGGTTATAATCGTATGCCGAACCCATCAAGAGATGAACAAGATAGTAGGAAAAGGAATAGATAG
- a CDS encoding uncharacterized protein (similar to YNL165W): MDRVRSLIGSRRGRGRNRQHPSYSHNGSPSTVNLLGADGYGDDQSTIFTRENDPLEISANEGDDNADAATLNTVISEGSTIGDLQRQGYVNRAPRFTSERAIPFISVLLQRGFFAFPSEESFQLFLHNKRKLDNIDPKTGLGLPLFHAISLNLVKSLFSDQNTPVMRIYKYVMIDSQCEKPPLNSEVISQINENVSIYKYEFCTILKKMESHNFSSRVEHVFIFHRKNEPDVHIPMINYNQRKNADTTVHGLNLRWYGTTSLASPFGSNSINLLVLDDTMASYMNQRTIEEFDSYSRSRPTRPLGYLPVWARYTDDKVSVIPKKRTLRVATFYLQETDSFDDGSSLTSTNYSEMGSNIIDNVPWDSQILTCMCMLLHEYESRKEKRHTAWGSSTTYMLNGPAGLLM; the protein is encoded by the coding sequence ATGGACAGAGTACGCTCTTTGATTGGAAGCCGCCGGGGACGCGGACGCAATCGCCAACATCCTTCTTATTCTCATAATGGATCTCCATCAACCGTGAATCTCTTGGGAGCTGATGGTTATGGAGACGACCAATCTACTATATTTACACGAGAGAATGACCCTCTGGAAATCTCTGCCAATGAAGGGGATGATAATGCGGATGCAGCCACTTTGAATACTGTGATATCAGAAGGCTCAACAATAGGAGATCTACAAAGACAAGGCTATGTTAACAGAGCCCCAAGATTTACATCAGAAAGGGCCATACCATTCATTTCGGTGTTACTACAACGGGGGTTTTTTGCATTCCCTAGTGAAGAATCTTTCCAGTTATTTTTACATAATAAGAGAAAGCTTGATAACATTGATCCAAAGACGGGTCTGGGACTTCCCCTATTTCACGCTATTTCTTTAAACCTAGTTAAGTCACTTTTTAGTGATCAAAATACGCCGGTAATGAGAATTTATAAATACGTTATGATAGACTCTCAATGCGAAAAGCCTCCACTCAACTCAGAAGTAATCTCtcaaataaatgaaaatgtgTCCATATACAAATATGAATTCTGCactattttaaaaaaaatggaaagcCATAATTTTTCGAGCAGAGTAGAGCACGTTTTTATATTTCATAGAAAGAATGAGCCTGATGTTCACATTCCCATGATTAACTataatcaaagaaaaaatgcagaTACAACAGTTCACGGACTAAATCTTCGGTGGTATGGGACAACAAGTTTAGCTTCACCCTTTGGCTCGAATAGCATTAACCTGCTTGTACTTGATGATACAATGGCATCCTACATGAATCAACGCACTATTGAGGAGTTTGATTCTTACAGTCGTTCCCGTCCCACAAGACCGTTGGGTTACCTCCCAGTTTGGGCGAGATATACAGATGATAAAGTTAGTGTCATACCGAAAAAGAGAACTTTGAGAGTAGCTACCTTTTACTTACAAGAGACTGATTCGTTCGACGATGGCTCCAGCTTAACATCTACCAATTATAGTGAAATGGGTTCCAATATCATTGACAATGTGCCGTGGGATAGTCAGATACTGACTTGTATGTGCATGCTTTTACATGAATATGAATCAAGGAAGGAAAAACGCCACACCGCATGGGGTAGCTCAACCACATATATGTTAAATGGACCGGCAGGACTACTGATGTAA
- the BNI5 gene encoding Bni5p (Protein involved in organization of septins at the mother-bud neck~similar to YNL166C) has product MGLDQDKIKKRLSQIEIDINQMNQMIDENLQLVEPAEDEPVQDDAENSGMIDVPKAVETAGATLLSINDETSSNLGDAAQFEEQKALQGSTENETNKSVEAPSQPSDTQPVIAKEQINHTTIAIGDSYNSFVANSAGNEKAKDFDTEANEVGTVNVNQNRGDVNVETVENNDDEWEDEKSDVEEEHIDKGTEGNTEVKSLESPMPRNITLWGDNNVDAELVLDRFSSANNDLDIQPQTISVGSSNGDDHESNHLANQTPQADNLEAFPNRSRGSTPLDSQTKIFIPKKNSKEDGTNINDINSDGHEQKRTTNLERRRPTNPFRVISVSSNSNSRSGSRKSSLNKYDSPVSSPITSASELGSIAKLEKRHDYLSMKCIKLQKEIDYLNKMNAQGSLSMEDGKRLHRAVVKLQEYLDKKTKEKYEVGVLLSRHLRKQIDRGENGQFWIGTK; this is encoded by the coding sequence ATGGGCTTGGATCAGgacaaaataaagaagaggCTCTCTCAAATAGAAATAGACATCAACCAGATGAACCAGATGATTGACGAAAATTTACAATTAGTCGAACCCGCAGAAGACGAGCCTGTCCAGGATGATGCTGAAAACTCGGGCATGATCGACGTTCCAAAAGCGGTAGAGACGGCAGGAGCGACTCTTTTAAGTATTAATGATGAAACAAGTAGCAACCTAGGAGATGCCGCTCAGTTTGAAGAGCAGAAAGCCCTACAGGGCTCcacagaaaatgaaacgAATAAGAGTGTAGAGGCGCCATCTCAGCCATCGGATACTCAACCTGTTATAGCCAAAGAACAGATAAACCACACGACCATTGCTATTGGTGATTCCTATAATTCGTTTGTCGCAAATTCTGctggaaatgaaaaggcAAAGGACTTCGACACTGAGGCCAATGAAGTTGGTACTGTCAATGTAAACCAGAACAGAGGTGATGTTAATGTTGAAACTGTAGAaaacaatgatgatgaatgGGAGGACGAAAAATCAGATGTTGAAGAGGAGCACATAGATAAGGGAACGGAAGGAAACACTGAGGTTAAATCTCTTGAATCGCCCATGCCCCGGAATATTACTTTGTGGGGTGACAATAACGTGGACGCTGAATTAGTATTAGACAGATTTTCTTCCGCCAATAATGATCTGGACATACAACCGCAGACTATATCTGTTGGAAGTAGCAATGGAGACGACCATGAGAGCAACCATTTAGCTAATCAAACGCCCCAGGCCGATAATTTAGAGGCCTTCCCCAATCGCTCGCGAGGAAGCACTCCGTTGGATTCCCAAACGAAAATCTTCATTCCCAAAAAGAATTCTAAAGAAGATGGTACGAATATAAATGACATTAACTCAGATGGTCATGagcaaaaaagaaccaCAAATTTGGAGAGACGACGCCCAACAAATCCATTCAGAGTTATCTCTGTTAGCAGCAATTCCAATTCAAGAAGCGGAAGTCGTAAATCTTCCCTAAATAAGTATGACTCGCCAGTCTCTTCTCCTATTACATCGGCGTCGGAGTTAGGCAGTATTGCCAAGCTGGAAAAAAGACACGATTATTTATCTATGAAATGCATTAAGttacaaaaggaaattgaCTACCTGAACAAGATGAATGCGCAGGGTTCTTTATCTATGGAAGACGGCAAGAGACTGCATAGGGCCGTGGTAAAGCTTCAAGAATATCTTGACAAGAAGACGAAGGAGAAATATGAGGTCGGGGTGTTGTTGAGCAGACATCTGAGAAAGCAGATTGATCGTGGTGAGAATGGCCAATTTTGGATTGGAACAAAATGA
- the FMP41 gene encoding Fmp41p (similar to YNL168C), with product MSYNYLKAARKIVCIGRNYAAHIKELNNSIPKQPFFFLKPTSSIVTPLSSSLAKTARPANSTFNGLNEDGTNPGPIFIPRGVKVHHEIELALIVNKHLSNVIKMKPEEVYDSISGVALALDLTARNVQDEAKKKGLPWTISKGFDTFMPISAMVSREKFSSYKSNLQDIFRVKCFVNGQLRQDGGTDLMLHPLHKILQHISTMISLEPGDIILTGTPAGVGELKPGDRVHCELLQNNDKLVDMNFECENRPGPYEFREI from the coding sequence ATGAGTTACAATTATCTGAAGGCAGCCAGAAAAATTGTATGCATTGGGCGTAACTACGCTGCGCATATAAAAGAGCTGAACAATTCAATTCCAAAAcaaccattttttttcctaaaACCGACCTCGAGTATAGTGACGccattatcatcatcattggCCAAGACTGCGAGACCTGCAAACTCGACTTTTAATGGACTAAATGAAGACGGAACTAATCCAGGACCCATATTCATCCCACGTGGTGTAAAGGTTCATCACGAAATTGAATTGGCATTGATTGTGAACAAACATCTGTCCAATGTCATTAAGATGAAACCCGAGGAAGTGTATGACTCCATTAGTGGTGTAGCTTTAGCATTGGATCTTACGGCAAGAAATGTGCAGGATGAAGCGAAAAAGAAGGGGCTACCTTGGACAATAAGCAAAGGTTTTGATACCTTCATGCCAATCTCTGCTATGGTCTCCCGCGAGAAGTTTTCATCCTACAAATCGAACTTACAGGATATTTTCAGAGTCAAATGCTTTGTCAACGGACAATTAAGACAAGACGGTGGCACCGACCTCATGTTGCACCCACTCCATAAAATCCTGCAACACATATCTACCATGATATCCCTTGAACCAGgtgatattattttgacTGGTACACCTGCGGGCGTAGGTGAGTTGAAACCTGGTGACCGTGTTCATTGTGAATTGTTGCAGAATAACGACAAACTTGTCGACATGAACTTTGAATGTGAAAATCGCCCGGGACCATATGAATTTAGAGAAATATAA